In Thermococcus gorgonarius, the genomic window CGGCGTCTCCAAAGAACTCCCTAACCATTTCCGGGTCATCTTCGTTGCCCGGGACGATGTAAAGCTTAGCACCGGAGTTTTTCAGGATTCTCGCCAGCTTTCTTAGTCCAGCTCGGTAAAGGGGGAGGAGTTCGGGCTTCCTCTCTAGCTTGACGTTGTCCACCAGATCGCCCGTATGGACAATTACCTCCGGCCTGAACTCGTCAATCAACTTCCCTAGAAAGGAGTAAACGCTCTCCGGCGTATCACCTATGTGCATGATGAGCGTCTCCTCTGAGGAAGAGCGTAGTTTTCTGAGCTTTCTCCTTCGCATGAACCCCAGCATTACGGAAGCACCTTGGTATGTTATGTTGGACGTAAGAGGCTTTAAAGGTTCCACTCGGAAGAAAAGTTCGTGGGATATCTGAGCAGTTTAAAAACGGTTAAAAGGAAAGCGCTTTACCCGTATCTTCTTTCTTTCGCAGCTTTGACAAGCCCCTTAAAGACCGGTGCGGGATTCATTGGCCTCGATTTGAATTCAGGGTGGAACTGGGTCGCTATGAAGTAGCTGTGGTCGGGCAATTCAAGGATTTCCATCCTCCTCTCGTCGTCCCCAGCGATGCCGCTGAAGACTAGACCAGCTTCCTCAAACTTTTCGACGTAGTCGGGGTTAACCTCCCAGCGGTGTCTGTGCCTCTCGTAGACTATCTCCCGGCCGTAAAGCTTCCTGGCCAGCGTGTCCGGTTTTATGTAAACTGGATAAGCCCCGAGCCTCATGGTTCCGCCGAGCCTGTCGAGGTCGCGCTGTTCGGGCATTAAGTCCACTACCGGGTAAGGCGTCTGCGGGTCTATCTCTGTTGAGTGTGCCCCCTTAAGGCCGAGAACGTTTCTCGCGAATTCGACAACTGTTAGCTGGAAGCCGAAGCAGATTCCGAGGAAGGGAACCTCGTTTTCTCTGGCGTAGCGTATGGCCATCATTTTACCCTCGGTTCCCCTTGCTCCAAATCCACCGGGGACTATTA contains:
- a CDS encoding metallophosphoesterase; the protein is MLGFMRRRKLRKLRSSSEETLIMHIGDTPESVYSFLGKLIDEFRPEVIVHTGDLVDNVKLERKPELLPLYRAGLRKLARILKNSGAKLYIVPGNEDDPEMVREFFGDAVVEPGTVVEIEGVRLALGHSWEDVAGVEADFKLYGHNFKVVPKGLNAVLGVNFLFLPSGRIVRIDYPVGTDMDRGYKLWRGL